The Phoenix dactylifera cultivar Barhee BC4 chromosome 17, palm_55x_up_171113_PBpolish2nd_filt_p, whole genome shotgun sequence genome contains a region encoding:
- the LOC103705460 gene encoding LOB domain-containing protein 16-like, with the protein MASGAGSPCGACKFLRRKCASDCIFAPYFNSDQGPARFAAIHKIFGASNVSKLLLHVPLLDRCEAVVTIAYEAQARIRDPVYGCVAHIFALQQQVAILQAQLMQLKAQLAHSIAGSQLSGDQWQGNIADPLLQSYSNMQTMYPKRSFDCVDYSSGGLAMQEMGSKEDLPTQHCTRRRAPHNELGELQALALRMMGS; encoded by the exons ATGGCCTCTGGAGCTGGCTCTCCCTGCGGTGCATGCAAGTTCCTCCGCCGGAAGTGTGCATCAGACTGCATCTTTGCTCCATATTTCAACTCTGACCAAGGCCCGGCCCGGTTTGCAGCAATCCACAAGATATTCGGTGCCAGCAATGTGTCCAAGCTCTTGTTGCATGTACCTCTGCTTGACCGATGTGAAGCTGTTGTTACTATCGCTTATGAGGCCCAGGCCAGGATCAGAGACCCTGTCTATGGTTGTGTTGCGCACATCTTTGCTCTCCAACAACAG GTAGCAATCTTGCAAGCACAGCTAATGCAACTGAAAGCTCAGTTGGCTCATAGCATTGCAGGGTCACAATTGTCAGGTGATCAGTGGCAAGGGAACATCGCCGATCCACTTCTCCAATCATACTCAAATATGCAGACTATGTATCCCAAGAGGTCTTTTGATTGCGTGGATTATAGTTCAGGTGGACTGGCTATGCAAGAGATGGGCTCTAAGGAGGATCTTCCTACCCAGCATTGCACCAGGAGGAGGGCACCACACAATGAGTTAGGGGAGCTTCAAGCTTTGGCTCTGAGGATGATGGGGAGCTGA
- the LOC103705564 gene encoding LOB domain-containing protein 29-like codes for MTGFGSPCGACKFLRRKCVRGCIFAPYFCHEQGAAHFAAIHKVFGASNVSKLLMHLPVADRCEAAVTISYEAQARLQDPIYGCVAHIFTLQQQVVNLQAQLASLKAQAAAQGCATASTSTSTSTSREEKLNNKFPPYQQDGQGFFQGGDLRTSQALVSDPMMNPEAMLSYGNELLINPNFFQSSQECHPHSYATGDPISFSAGDNYSCAMASPDMQANTRRPAYHDMEDLQSVTFAYLHHA; via the exons ATGACAGGGTTTGGCTCTCCTTGCGGAGCATGCAAGTTCCTCAGGAGGAAGTGTGTAAGGGGCTGCATCTTTGCCCCATACTTCTGCCATGAGCAGGGCGCTGCCCATTTCGCGGCCATTCACAAAGTCTTCGGAGCGAGCAATGTCTCGAAGCTCCTCATGCACCTTCCGGTCGCCGACCGGTGCGAGGCTGCGGTCACCATCTCCTACGAGGCTCAGGCGAGGCTCCAAGATCCCATATATGGCTGTGTTGCTCACATTTTCACTCTCCAACAACAA GTTGTGAATCTGCAAGCACAACTGGCTTCTCTCAAGGCCCAAGCAGCAGCTCAAGGCTGTGCCACTGCCTCCACTTCCACTTCCACCTCCACTTCCAGAGAAGAGAAGTTGAACAACAAATTCCCACCTTACCAACAAGATGGGCAGGGTTTCTTTCAGGGTGGGGACTTGAGGACGAGCCAAGCTTTGGTTTCAGATCCCATGATGAATCCTGAAGCCATGTTAAGCTATGGCAATGAGCTTCTGATCAACCCTAATTTCTTCCAGTCTTCTCAGGAATGTCACCCTCATTCATACGCGACTGGAGATCCTATCTCCTTCTCCGCCGGCGATAATTATTCTTGTGCTATGGCCTCTCCTGACATGCAAGCGAACACCCGGAGACCAGCATATCACGACATGGAGGACCTTCAATCGGTAACCTTTGCCTATCTTCATCATGCATGA
- the LOC103705458 gene encoding pentatricopeptide repeat-containing protein At1g06143: MTVRLRSVIPIFSVKPPLQTPKTLSPSCSNHPIISKLKRCSAPRDLKSIHASMIKTNSHQQTFFMNQFLTTCCRLHEIDYAFLTFTDMAHPNVFVYNAMLGGLVGHSQPIRALRLYVDMSRSHLLPTGYTFSYLIKACMQVPALGLGEAVHGKIWRFGFSSQLLIQTGLVDFYSSLDKIEESKRVFDEMSERDVVSLTVMLLGYARVGDLDSARRLFEEMPQRSIVSWNTMIAGYARAGDVESAASLFNGMPNKDLVSWTTMISCYSRNKHFKEAVETFEGMKSARVSPDEVTMATVISACAHLGALQVGRELHQYALLNGFDHDVYMGSALIDMYAKCGSMERALVVFYKLAEKNLFCWNSVIEGLAVHGHGNEALDMFHRMKKAGRIVPNRVTFVSVLSACAHAGLVEEGRRMFSSMIRDYLISPEMEHYGCMVDLLGRAGLLQEALDLVRNMVVEPNAVIWGALLSGCKIYGNLEIAAAAVEKLMVLEPNNSAHHMLLVNMHAEANRWDEVAIVRGMMKGRGVQKRGPGCSWIEMDGVVHEFAASDKFHPSSNKVCLLLVGLDGQLKLAGYSPELDLNSLL, encoded by the coding sequence ATGACCGTTAGGCTCAGGAGCGTTATTCCCATCTTCTCTGTCAAACCACCCCTCCAAACCCCCAAAACACTCTCTCCAAGCTGCTCCAATCACCCCATCATATCGAAACTTAAGAGATGCAGTGCACCGCGGGACCTGAAATCCATCCATGCCTCCATGATCAAAACCAATTCCCACCAACAGACTTTCTTCATGAACCAATTCCTGACCACCTGCTGCCGGCTCCACGAGATCGATTACGCCTTCCTGACCTTCACCGACATGGCCCATCCCAATGTTTTCGTGTACAACGCCATGCTTGGCGGTCTCGTTGGCCATTCCCAACCGATCAGAGCCCTTCGATTATACGTAGACATGTCGAGATCCCATCTTCTCCCCACAGGCTATACCTTCTCCTATTTGATCAAGGCCTGCATGCAAGTACCTGCTCTTGGACTCGGGGAAGCTGTTCATGGGAAGATCTGGAGGTTTGGCTTCAGTTCCCAGCTTTTAATTCAGACCGGACTGGTAGATTTCTACTCGAGTTTGGATAAGATTGAGGAGTCGAAGAGAGTGTTCGATGAAATGTCTGAAAGAGATGTTGTGTCATTGACGGTGATGTTGTTGGGCTATGCGCGTGTTGGGGATTTGGACTCAGCGAGGAGACTCTTTGAAGAGATGCCGCAGAGGAGCATTGTGTCATGGAATACTATGATAGCAGGGTATGCAAGGGCTGGGGATGTGGAGTCGGCTGCTTCCTTATTCAATGGCATGCCCAACAAGGACTTGGTCTCATGGACCACCATGATCTCTTGTTACTCTCGAAACAAGCACTTCAAGGAGGCGGTCGAGACCTTTGAAGGAATGAAGTCTGCAAGGGTCAGCCCCGATGAAGTGACGATGGCCACTGTTATCTCAGCTTGCGCTCATTTAGGAGCCCTCCAGGTGGGAAGGGAGCTGCACCAGTATGCATTGCTCAATGGGTTTGATCATGATGTTTATATGGGATCGGCGTTGATCGATATGTATGCAAAGTGTGGGAGCATGGAGAGAGCTCTGGTGGTTTTTTACAAGTTGGCAGAAAAGAATCTGTTCTGTTGGAATTCTGTCATCGAGGGGCTGGCGGTTCACGGGCATGGAAACGAAGCACTTGATATGTTCCATAGGATGAAGAAGGCTGGGCGGATAGTCCCAAACAGAGTAACCTTTGTGAGTGTTCTTAGTGCTTGTGCTCATGCCGGCTTGGTTGAAGAAGGCCGCAGGATGTTTTCAAGCATGATTAGGGACTATTTGATCTCTCCAGAGATGGAGCACTATGGCTGCATGGTGGATCTTCTAGGACGTGCTGGTCTTTTACAAGAGGCACTGGATTTGGTTCGGAATATGGTTGTAGAGCCGAATGCAGTCATCTGGGGCGCTTTACTGTCGGGGTGCAAAATCTACGGGAATTTGGAGATTGCAGCAGCAGCTGTGGAGAAGCTGATGGTTTTGGAACCAAACAACAGCGCACATCATATGCTTCTAGTCAATATGCATGCAGAAGCAAATCGGTGGGACGAGGTTGCGATAGTGAGGGGGATGATGAAGGGCAGGGGAGTCCAGAAGAGGGGTCCGGGGTGCAGTTGGATTGAGATGGATGGGGTAGTCCATGAATTCGCTGCTTCAGACAAGTTTCATCCCTCAAGCAATAAGGTTTGCTTGTTACTGGTTGGATTGGATGGGCAGCTGAAGCTTGCTGGCTATTCACCAGAATTGGATCTCAATTCATTATTGTAG
- the LOC103705457 gene encoding uncharacterized protein LOC103705457 isoform X2 produces MFSEFGVDGGPAAEALAPKYDLFVNHVSSHLGVKVPEVDIKHIVISTIVLRGLGGLLFIFSSSFGAYLLLLYLALVTPILFDFYNYNVEKPEFAQLVVKFAQNLALFGATLFFIGIKNSMPKKQPKRKTPKTKTT; encoded by the exons AT GTTCTCTGAATTTGGAGTTGATGGTGGTCCAGCAGCTGAGGCTTTGGCTCCGAAATATGACCTTTTTGTGAATCATGTTTCCTCACATCTGGGAGTTAAAGTACCAGAAGTTGAT ATTAAACATATTGTCATTTCTACTATAGTTCTGAGAGGGCTTGGAGGCCTTCTGTTTATCTTCAGCAGCTCGTTTGGAGCTTATCTCCTG CTTTTGTATTTGGCGTTGGTCACACCTATTTTGTTCGACTTCTATAACTACAATGTTGAGAAGCCCGAGTTTGCACAACTTGTTGTCAAGTTTGCGCAG AATTTGGCTCTCTTTGGCGCCACACTTTTCTTTATTGGGATCAAGAACTCAATGCCAAAGaaacaacccaagaggaagACTCCCAAAACGAAGACCACATGA
- the LOC103705457 gene encoding uncharacterized protein LOC103705457 isoform X1 produces MGFLSFAGRVLFASFFILTAYQEFSEFGVDGGPAAEALAPKYDLFVNHVSSHLGVKVPEVDIKHIVISTIVLRGLGGLLFIFSSSFGAYLLLLYLALVTPILFDFYNYNVEKPEFAQLVVKFAQNLALFGATLFFIGIKNSMPKKQPKRKTPKTKTT; encoded by the exons ATGGGGTTTTTGTCATTCGCCGGGAGGGTTCTCTTCGCCTCGTTCTTCATCCTGACCGCGTATCAAGA GTTCTCTGAATTTGGAGTTGATGGTGGTCCAGCAGCTGAGGCTTTGGCTCCGAAATATGACCTTTTTGTGAATCATGTTTCCTCACATCTGGGAGTTAAAGTACCAGAAGTTGAT ATTAAACATATTGTCATTTCTACTATAGTTCTGAGAGGGCTTGGAGGCCTTCTGTTTATCTTCAGCAGCTCGTTTGGAGCTTATCTCCTG CTTTTGTATTTGGCGTTGGTCACACCTATTTTGTTCGACTTCTATAACTACAATGTTGAGAAGCCCGAGTTTGCACAACTTGTTGTCAAGTTTGCGCAG AATTTGGCTCTCTTTGGCGCCACACTTTTCTTTATTGGGATCAAGAACTCAATGCCAAAGaaacaacccaagaggaagACTCCCAAAACGAAGACCACATGA